In a single window of the Bacillus mycoides genome:
- the pckA gene encoding phosphoenolpyruvate carboxykinase (ATP) gives MSTVNVQIGLHELLNGSNAQIQLSVPQLVEKVLMRNEGKLTSTGAVSASTGKYTGRSPKDKFIVKEASVADKIAWGAVNQPISEEHFNKLYIKVLEYLKEKEELFIFKGFAGADRNYRLPIQVVNEYAWHNLFVHQLFIRPNEEELATHESEFTIVSAPNFKADPAIDGTNSEAFIMVSFEKRIVLIGGTEYAGEMKKSIFSIMNFLLPEQDILSMHCSSNVGEEGDVALFFGLSGTGKTTLSADPNRKLIGDDEHGWSDNGVFNIEGGCYAKCVNLSHEKEPQIFDAIKFGSVLENVVIDGQTRIADYNDTTLTENTRAAYPMHAIDNIVLPSVAGHPNTIIFLTADASGVLPPISKLSKEQAMYHFLSGYTSKLAGTERGVTSPQATFSTCFGSPFLPLDASRYAEMLGEKIEKHDAKVFLVNTGWTGGEYGVGKRMNLGYTRAMIQAALSGELAKAETAKHDIFGLEVPRHVPGVPDEVLMPEQTWADKDAYKAKAIELANEFKENFKKFDSVSEAIINLGGPIA, from the coding sequence ATGAGTACTGTGAATGTCCAAATTGGTTTACATGAATTATTGAACGGAAGCAATGCACAGATTCAATTAAGTGTTCCGCAATTAGTGGAAAAAGTATTAATGCGAAACGAAGGGAAATTAACTTCTACTGGTGCCGTTTCTGCTTCAACAGGAAAATACACAGGACGTTCTCCTAAGGATAAATTTATTGTGAAGGAAGCATCGGTTGCTGACAAAATTGCTTGGGGAGCCGTGAACCAACCGATCTCTGAAGAACATTTTAATAAATTATATATAAAAGTTTTAGAATACTTAAAAGAAAAAGAAGAGTTATTCATCTTCAAAGGATTTGCTGGCGCTGATCGCAACTATCGCCTACCAATTCAAGTTGTTAACGAATATGCATGGCATAATTTGTTCGTACATCAATTATTTATTCGTCCAAATGAAGAAGAATTAGCAACTCACGAATCAGAGTTCACAATTGTTTCTGCACCAAACTTCAAAGCAGATCCAGCAATTGACGGTACAAATTCTGAAGCATTCATTATGGTTTCATTCGAAAAACGTATCGTACTAATCGGTGGTACAGAATATGCTGGAGAAATGAAAAAATCAATCTTCTCTATTATGAACTTCTTACTACCTGAACAAGACATTCTTTCTATGCACTGCTCTTCAAACGTAGGCGAAGAAGGCGACGTAGCACTATTCTTCGGTTTATCTGGAACAGGCAAAACAACATTATCTGCTGATCCAAACCGTAAATTAATCGGTGACGATGAGCACGGTTGGTCTGATAACGGTGTATTCAATATTGAAGGCGGTTGCTATGCAAAATGTGTAAACCTTTCTCATGAGAAAGAACCACAAATCTTCGATGCAATCAAATTTGGTTCAGTTTTAGAAAACGTTGTCATTGATGGTCAAACACGCATCGCTGACTATAACGATACTACTTTAACAGAAAATACACGTGCTGCATACCCTATGCATGCGATTGACAATATCGTACTGCCAAGTGTTGCAGGACATCCAAATACAATTATTTTCTTAACTGCTGATGCATCTGGCGTATTGCCTCCAATCAGTAAGTTATCAAAAGAGCAAGCTATGTACCATTTCTTAAGCGGTTACACTAGTAAGCTAGCAGGAACAGAGCGCGGTGTTACATCTCCGCAAGCTACATTCTCTACTTGCTTCGGTTCACCGTTCTTACCGCTTGATGCATCTCGTTATGCTGAAATGCTTGGTGAAAAAATCGAGAAACATGATGCGAAAGTATTCTTAGTAAACACTGGCTGGACTGGTGGCGAATACGGCGTTGGTAAACGTATGAACTTAGGTTACACTCGTGCAATGATTCAAGCAGCACTAAGCGGTGAACTTGCTAAAGCTGAAACTGCAAAACACGACATCTTTGGCCTTGAAGTACCTCGTCATGTTCCAGGTGTACCTGATGAAGTATTAATGCCTGAACAAACTTGGGCTGATAAAGATGCTTACAAGGCGAAAGCAATTGAGCTTGCAAACGAATTTAAAGAAAACTTCAAAAAATTCGACAGCGTTTCTGAAGCTATTATTAACTTAGGCGGTCCAATCGCTTAA